From the Deltaproteobacteria bacterium genome, one window contains:
- a CDS encoding fructose-6-phosphate aldolase (similar to novel fructose-6-phosphate aldolase from Escherichia coli; enzyme from Methanocaldococcus janaschii shows transaldolase activity), which yields MKLFLDTASLAEIERLAPLGLVDGVTSNPALLAREPGEPLDVLRAIAARVAGPVSAQVTHGDAKEMVAQGRGLAALAPNVVVKLPADRAGLEAARTLGAEGIPCNVTLCFEPAQIVAFARVPVAYVSLILGRTEDFGLGDEQRVADAASLLARLGSPTELLVASVRNPGHLRLAALAGAHVATVPPATWDLVLDHPLTGRGLDDFARSWLTLPAPRRAAYDALGTPCPGAC from the coding sequence GTGAAGCTCTTCCTCGATACGGCCTCGCTCGCTGAGATCGAGCGGCTCGCGCCGCTCGGCCTGGTCGACGGGGTCACCAGCAACCCGGCGTTGCTCGCGCGCGAGCCGGGTGAACCCCTCGACGTGCTGCGCGCGATCGCGGCACGCGTCGCCGGCCCCGTGTCCGCGCAGGTGACGCACGGCGACGCCAAGGAGATGGTGGCACAGGGTCGCGGACTCGCCGCGCTGGCGCCGAACGTCGTGGTCAAACTTCCCGCCGACCGCGCCGGCCTGGAGGCCGCCCGCACGCTCGGTGCGGAGGGCATCCCGTGCAACGTGACGCTCTGCTTCGAGCCCGCGCAGATCGTGGCCTTCGCACGGGTGCCCGTCGCCTACGTGAGCCTGATCCTCGGCCGCACGGAGGACTTCGGGCTCGGTGACGAGCAGCGCGTGGCGGACGCCGCCAGCCTGCTCGCGCGCCTCGGCTCGCCGACCGAGCTGCTCGTCGCGAGCGTGCGCAACCCCGGCCACCTGCGACTCGCCGCGCTGGCCGGCGCGCACGTTGCCACGGTGCCGCCCGCCACCTGGGACCTCGTACTCGACCACCCGCTCACCGGCCGGGGCCTCGACGATTTCGCACGCAGCTGGCTCACCCTGCCTGCGCCGCGCCGCGCCGCCTACGACGCGCTGGGGACCCCGTGCCCGGGCGCGTGCTAG
- a CDS encoding N-acetylneuraminate synthase family protein, with translation MRDEQKLPTAPDPGRVIFVAEVASNHARDLDRALAFVDTAAEIGCDVVKFQLFRVRELFAAEVLAGSATHRAREAWELPEAFVPILAERARARGLGFSCTPFHLDAVDLLAPCVDFLKIASYELLWEDLLRACARSGLPVVLSTGMATLAEVEHAARVLAANGCRDLGLLHCVSLYPTPPSAANLGALGTLRALAPALPGVRLRIGWSDHSADPAVVLRAVHRHGAEIVELHLDLDGAGAEFEPGHCWLPERAAETIRLVRTGLAADGDGTKEPDAGEADERAWRADPADGLRPLRTTRAGLAA, from the coding sequence ATGCGCGACGAGCAGAAGCTGCCGACCGCACCGGATCCGGGACGGGTGATCTTCGTCGCCGAGGTGGCGAGCAACCACGCCCGCGACCTCGACCGCGCACTGGCCTTCGTCGATACCGCGGCCGAGATCGGCTGCGACGTCGTGAAGTTCCAGCTCTTCCGCGTACGCGAGCTGTTCGCGGCCGAGGTGCTCGCGGGCAGCGCCACGCACCGCGCGCGCGAGGCGTGGGAGCTTCCCGAAGCGTTCGTGCCCATCCTCGCCGAACGCGCACGCGCGCGCGGGCTCGGCTTCTCTTGCACGCCGTTCCATCTCGACGCCGTCGACTTGCTGGCGCCCTGCGTGGACTTCCTGAAGATCGCCTCCTACGAGCTGCTGTGGGAGGACCTGCTGCGCGCCTGCGCGCGGAGCGGGCTTCCCGTCGTGCTCTCGACCGGCATGGCAACGCTCGCGGAGGTGGAGCACGCGGCACGCGTGCTCGCCGCGAACGGCTGCCGAGACCTCGGCCTTCTCCACTGCGTGTCGCTCTACCCGACACCGCCGAGCGCCGCGAACCTGGGCGCGCTCGGCACCTTGCGCGCGCTGGCGCCGGCGCTGCCCGGCGTACGGCTACGGATCGGCTGGTCCGACCACAGCGCAGATCCCGCCGTCGTGTTGCGTGCCGTGCACCGGCACGGCGCCGAAATCGTCGAGCTGCACCTCGACCTCGACGGAGCGGGTGCCGAGTTCGAGCCGGGGCATTGCTGGCTGCCGGAGCGCGCCGCCGAGACGATCCGGCTGGTACGCACCGGTCTGGCTGCCGACGGCGACGGCACCAAGGAGCCGGACGCCGGTGAAGCCGACGAACGCGCCTGGCGCGCCGATCCGGCCGACGGCCTGCGCCCGCTCCGGACGACGCGAGCGGGGCTGGCGGCGTGA
- a CDS encoding class I SAM-dependent methyltransferase, whose amino-acid sequence MSTARNVPLARFLVQASSRSWKGAPDPCLQPLEGRPAVVHTLERVAARWPALGVTLVAPAFDREGPFPGLAPRIAPARFARLFAHDGDPLARLVDATADLPAGALVARCDGQHPFVDLDVTEALAACATAEGLDCAKLPDDFPPAFASEVYRVGALRRLAAALHPARDAALRAYPRHAACRAESGLRWRHFPPPRYAPARLHAWRRAARALYDTPRAEGDPAHRQAAGDQSRFHYELAAAHLASDFRVLEAACGDGGGTRFLAERVAEVVAVDLARGQLPRLAGLRARRWPVRAVVADVSRLPFPTGRFDAVTSFETLEHTVDPEACLASFARVLRPGGVLVLSTPQSSLGAVPLNPHHHREFSLDELRALVTARFRIHELIGIKAGRIVVPGDPVGNNTVMVCERR is encoded by the coding sequence GTGAGCACGGCGCGCAACGTTCCGCTGGCGCGCTTCCTCGTACAGGCGAGCTCGCGCTCCTGGAAGGGCGCACCCGACCCCTGCCTGCAGCCGCTGGAAGGGCGCCCTGCCGTCGTGCATACCCTCGAGCGCGTCGCTGCACGCTGGCCGGCGCTCGGAGTGACCCTGGTGGCACCGGCCTTCGATCGCGAGGGGCCCTTCCCCGGACTCGCGCCGCGCATCGCACCGGCCCGCTTCGCGCGCCTGTTCGCCCACGACGGCGATCCGCTCGCGAGGCTCGTCGATGCAACAGCCGATCTCCCCGCCGGCGCACTCGTCGCGCGCTGCGACGGCCAGCACCCCTTCGTCGACCTCGACGTCACCGAGGCGCTGGCGGCCTGCGCGACGGCCGAGGGACTCGACTGCGCGAAGCTGCCCGACGACTTCCCGCCGGCTTTCGCCTCCGAGGTGTATCGAGTGGGCGCGCTGCGCCGGCTGGCCGCGGCGCTCCACCCGGCCCGCGACGCCGCCCTGCGCGCGTACCCGCGCCATGCGGCCTGCCGGGCGGAGAGCGGCCTGCGCTGGCGGCACTTCCCCCCGCCCCGCTACGCGCCGGCCCGCCTGCACGCCTGGCGTCGTGCCGCGCGTGCCCTCTACGACACGCCGCGCGCCGAGGGGGACCCCGCGCACCGCCAGGCCGCCGGCGACCAGTCGCGCTTCCACTACGAGCTTGCCGCCGCGCACCTCGCGTCCGACTTCCGCGTCCTCGAGGCCGCCTGCGGAGACGGCGGCGGCACACGCTTCCTGGCCGAGCGGGTGGCCGAGGTCGTCGCCGTCGACCTCGCGCGCGGCCAGCTCCCGCGACTTGCCGGGCTGCGCGCACGCCGCTGGCCGGTGCGCGCCGTCGTCGCCGACGTGTCCCGATTGCCCTTCCCCACCGGTCGCTTCGACGCCGTTACGTCGTTCGAGACGCTCGAGCACACGGTGGATCCCGAAGCCTGCCTGGCCTCGTTCGCCCGCGTGCTGCGGCCCGGCGGGGTCCTGGTGCTCTCGACGCCGCAGAGCTCGCTCGGCGCCGTGCCGCTCAACCCGCATCACCACCGGGAGTTCTCGCTCGACGAGTTGCGCGCACTGGTGACCGCGCGCTTCCGGATCCACGAACTGATCGGGATCAAGGCTGGACGCATCGTCGTCCCGGGGGATCCGGTGGGCAACAACACGGTGATGGTATGCGAGCGGCGTTGA
- a CDS encoding PilZ domain-containing protein, which translates to MAQRIAGSTRSYYRVETRLAARLRRATLADVATLEQRLAGPDPDGDGQADLSAPAWARQLEFKIDRMIALLDPTLPRPLDPQALRRVVISGAGMRMECEDEDLAAGDDVLVELLLGQTAGPVTAIGELVARYPGGRDAAHDEVSVRFRLIDESDRDAIVRLVNRVDLAQRHRMRPEGAVR; encoded by the coding sequence GTGGCCCAACGCATCGCCGGCTCGACCCGCTCCTACTACCGCGTCGAGACGCGCCTTGCCGCACGGCTGCGGCGTGCGACGCTCGCCGACGTCGCGACGCTCGAGCAGCGCCTGGCCGGGCCCGATCCTGACGGCGATGGCCAGGCGGACCTCAGCGCACCGGCCTGGGCTCGCCAGCTCGAGTTCAAGATCGACCGCATGATCGCCCTGCTCGATCCCACGCTACCGCGGCCGCTCGATCCCCAGGCGCTACGCCGCGTCGTCATCTCCGGCGCAGGCATGCGCATGGAATGCGAGGACGAAGACCTGGCGGCGGGCGACGATGTGCTGGTAGAGCTGCTGCTCGGCCAGACGGCGGGCCCGGTCACCGCGATCGGGGAGCTCGTCGCGCGCTACCCGGGCGGGCGCGACGCCGCGCATGACGAGGTGAGCGTGCGCTTCCGGCTGATCGACGAGAGCGATCGCGACGCGATCGTGCGCCTCGTGAATCGGGTGGATCTGGCCCAGCGGCATCGCATGCGACCGGAAGGCGCCGTCCGATGA
- a CDS encoding ATP-grasp domain-containing protein, translated as MSALAGRHLLLVGGGREALPGFARLRALGARLAVSDRDPAAPGFALADERLLASTYDAEATVAAARALHARLPLDGVLTIAADVPVTVASVADALGLPGLPLAAARRAADKLAMKEALRAGGVPVPEFAPVASAADLSSALRRIGLPAIVKPVDSRGARGVVRLRPGDDVAAAFAAAQAASPAGRVLVERFVPGPQLSSESFVAGDTIATPGLADRNYEWLEACAPHVIENGGLQPARAATVLAPRVDALVRAAAHALGLPGGIVKGDLVVDEDGTLRVIEVAARLSGGAFCTLTIPLSTGVDLVAAAACHAVGVPVDPTTLRPRRATPVANRFFRPPPGRLRAVTGFAAAARLPGVAWAELTVEPGDRIRPLTDHTCRVGSVIAIGEGADQAIARAEAAVAAVRFDVEPEAASPAAVTEENHREALPRYGLAR; from the coding sequence ATGAGCGCGCTGGCGGGACGCCACCTCCTGCTGGTCGGCGGGGGCCGTGAGGCGCTGCCCGGCTTCGCACGCCTGCGCGCGCTCGGCGCCCGGCTCGCGGTGAGCGACCGGGATCCCGCAGCCCCCGGCTTCGCCCTCGCCGACGAGCGCCTGCTCGCCAGCACCTACGACGCCGAGGCGACAGTGGCTGCCGCTCGCGCCCTGCACGCGCGCCTGCCGCTCGACGGCGTGCTCACGATCGCGGCCGACGTACCCGTCACCGTGGCGAGCGTCGCCGACGCGCTGGGCCTGCCCGGACTCCCGCTCGCCGCTGCACGCCGCGCGGCGGACAAGCTTGCGATGAAGGAAGCGCTGCGCGCGGGCGGCGTGCCGGTACCCGAGTTCGCTCCGGTAGCCTCCGCTGCCGACCTGAGCTCCGCGCTGCGCCGTATCGGGCTGCCAGCGATCGTGAAGCCGGTCGACAGCCGTGGCGCGCGTGGCGTGGTCCGGCTGCGCCCGGGCGACGACGTCGCGGCGGCCTTCGCCGCCGCGCAAGCGGCCTCGCCGGCGGGTCGCGTGCTGGTGGAGCGCTTCGTCCCCGGACCACAGCTCTCGAGCGAGTCCTTCGTCGCGGGCGACACGATCGCGACGCCTGGCCTCGCCGATCGGAACTACGAGTGGCTCGAGGCGTGCGCGCCGCACGTCATCGAGAACGGTGGCCTCCAGCCGGCCCGGGCGGCCACCGTGCTGGCGCCACGCGTCGACGCGCTGGTGCGCGCCGCCGCGCATGCGCTCGGCCTGCCGGGCGGCATCGTGAAGGGTGACCTCGTGGTCGACGAGGACGGCACCCTGCGCGTGATCGAGGTGGCGGCGCGGCTCTCGGGGGGCGCCTTCTGCACGCTCACGATTCCGCTCTCGACCGGTGTAGACCTCGTCGCTGCCGCCGCGTGTCACGCCGTCGGCGTTCCCGTCGATCCGACGACGCTGCGGCCGCGCCGCGCGACGCCGGTGGCGAATCGCTTCTTCCGGCCGCCGCCGGGACGATTGCGCGCGGTCACGGGCTTCGCCGCGGCGGCGCGCCTGCCCGGCGTCGCGTGGGCCGAGCTCACCGTCGAGCCCGGCGACCGGATCCGCCCGCTGACCGACCACACCTGCCGCGTCGGCTCCGTGATCGCGATCGGCGAAGGCGCCGACCAGGCGATCGCGCGCGCCGAGGCCGCCGTCGCGGCCGTGCGCTTCGATGTCGAACCCGAGGCCGCATCACCCGCGGCCGTTACGGAGGAAAACCACCGTGAAGCTCTTCCTCGATACGGCCTCGCTCGCTGA
- a CDS encoding 3-oxoacyl-ACP reductase FabG → MRLRGKVCLVTGGSRGLGAAIVRAFAREGAIAVPTYCTGRADAEKLAADAGCAEPLALDVRDRTSVRGAMATVAARYGRIDVLVNNAGVNVTGDFDQISDAQWDAVLDVDLKGVFVCCQEALPYLPQGGRVINVGSLSGEYGGPRTPSYAAAKAGVMALTHCLARFLGPRGITVNCLSPGVIDSELTDRSMPASLRDRILPTILLGRLGRPDEVPGAAVFLASDEASYVTAQTISVNGGAWVR, encoded by the coding sequence GTGAGGCTACGGGGCAAGGTGTGCCTGGTGACGGGGGGGAGCCGCGGGCTGGGTGCGGCGATCGTACGCGCCTTTGCGCGCGAGGGCGCGATTGCGGTGCCCACGTACTGCACGGGCCGCGCCGACGCGGAGAAGCTCGCGGCCGACGCCGGCTGCGCCGAGCCGCTGGCGCTCGACGTGCGCGATCGCACGAGCGTGCGCGGAGCGATGGCGACGGTGGCCGCCCGCTACGGCCGCATCGACGTGCTCGTCAACAACGCGGGCGTCAACGTGACCGGCGACTTCGACCAGATCAGCGACGCCCAGTGGGACGCGGTGCTCGACGTCGACTTGAAGGGTGTCTTCGTGTGCTGCCAGGAGGCGCTGCCGTACCTGCCGCAGGGCGGGCGCGTGATCAACGTCGGCTCGCTGTCGGGCGAGTACGGCGGCCCGCGCACCCCCTCCTACGCCGCCGCCAAGGCTGGCGTGATGGCGCTGACCCACTGCCTGGCCCGCTTCCTCGGGCCCCGCGGCATCACCGTGAACTGCCTCTCGCCGGGCGTGATCGACTCCGAGCTCACGGACCGCTCGATGCCGGCGTCGCTGCGCGACCGCATCCTGCCGACGATCCTGCTCGGCCGCCTCGGTCGACCCGACGAGGTACCCGGTGCCGCCGTCTTCCTGGCCTCCGACGAGGCCAGCTACGTCACCGCGCAGACGATCTCGGTGAACGGCGGCGCGTGGGTGCGATGA
- a CDS encoding sulfotransferase domain-containing protein: MPSRSRAPRVLQCGFPKSGNYGVYRLLAALLDRHGLRQSFKRRTGLAHVAATLGAEQLLFPEAAEVDAVSFASGAALLEFPHPDCRWLPVDAGLLLAGSTLLWTHDPCEVASRPELDAVTHRVYVARDGRDVLDSLAHHVVRPEIRRLHPEYRHASPAAVYADLPLFTRYARRWSEHVGSYLKHRERFLLVRLEDLARDPAGTVERVAAALGLAVDAPALGARLTFAALAPDAPGHLRRGAPGGWREAFGPAQRLAFEEAAGEALAALGYTPGDAS, encoded by the coding sequence GTGCCCTCCCGGTCGCGGGCGCCGCGGGTACTCCAATGCGGATTCCCGAAGTCGGGCAACTATGGCGTCTACCGTCTGCTGGCCGCGCTGCTCGATCGTCACGGCCTGCGCCAATCCTTCAAGCGGCGCACCGGGTTGGCCCACGTCGCCGCGACGCTGGGTGCCGAGCAGCTGCTCTTCCCGGAGGCCGCCGAGGTCGACGCCGTCTCGTTTGCGAGCGGGGCTGCGCTCCTCGAGTTCCCGCACCCGGACTGCCGCTGGCTGCCCGTCGACGCCGGACTCCTGCTCGCGGGCTCGACCTTGCTCTGGACGCACGACCCGTGCGAGGTAGCGTCCCGTCCCGAGCTCGACGCGGTCACGCACCGCGTCTACGTCGCCCGCGACGGGCGCGACGTCCTCGACTCGCTCGCCCATCACGTGGTGCGTCCGGAGATCCGGCGCCTGCACCCCGAGTACCGGCACGCGTCGCCGGCCGCGGTCTACGCCGACCTGCCGCTCTTCACGCGCTACGCCCGGCGCTGGTCCGAGCACGTGGGTTCGTACCTGAAGCACCGCGAGCGCTTCCTGCTCGTGCGCCTCGAGGACCTGGCACGTGACCCGGCCGGCACCGTGGAGCGGGTCGCAGCGGCGCTCGGGCTTGCCGTCGACGCACCCGCGCTCGGAGCGCGGCTCACGTTCGCGGCGCTCGCGCCCGATGCGCCGGGCCACCTTCGCCGCGGTGCGCCGGGGGGCTGGCGCGAAGCCTTCGGCCCCGCCCAACGGCTCGCCTTCGAAGAGGCGGCGGGCGAGGCGCTGGCCGCGCTCGGCTACACGCCGGGAGACGCGTCGTGA
- a CDS encoding aldo/keto reductase: MIAARLVLGTAQWGGPYGIANRGGPPVADERARLLMLARAAGVRGLDTARAYGESEQRIAAAMAATATCFTVGTKLAPDVCPPGASEAEVHARVEQSLLASREALGVERLDALLLHRAAHREAAAGALWARLRAERRAGRIGRLGVSAASPAEAWDALADPTVERVQVAASLFDQRLLRTGFFAEAAARGVEVQVRSVFLQGAALLPPDALPPALAALRPPLARVHAFAAAHALPLPALLLGFAAAVPGVALVIGVECAAQLGAHLRADAAIARAARLQQELAVLVPPLPETVLDPWRWQNAASPHQSRELA, encoded by the coding sequence GTGATCGCGGCGCGCCTCGTGCTCGGGACCGCGCAGTGGGGCGGACCCTACGGGATCGCCAACCGCGGCGGACCACCGGTCGCCGACGAGCGGGCGCGCCTGCTCATGCTGGCGCGCGCTGCCGGCGTACGCGGGCTCGACACGGCGCGTGCCTACGGCGAGAGCGAGCAACGCATCGCCGCAGCGATGGCCGCCACCGCGACCTGTTTCACGGTGGGGACCAAGCTCGCTCCCGACGTCTGCCCGCCGGGTGCGTCGGAGGCCGAGGTGCACGCGCGCGTCGAGCAGAGCCTCCTCGCGAGCCGCGAGGCGCTCGGTGTGGAGCGCCTCGATGCGCTGCTCCTGCACCGGGCAGCGCACCGGGAGGCCGCGGCCGGCGCGCTCTGGGCGCGACTACGGGCGGAACGCCGAGCCGGCCGGATCGGCCGGCTCGGCGTCTCCGCGGCGAGCCCCGCCGAGGCCTGGGACGCGCTCGCCGATCCCACCGTCGAGCGCGTCCAGGTGGCGGCGAGCCTGTTCGACCAGCGGTTGCTGCGCACCGGCTTCTTTGCCGAGGCTGCGGCGCGTGGCGTCGAGGTGCAGGTGCGCAGCGTGTTCCTCCAGGGCGCCGCCCTCCTGCCGCCCGACGCCCTGCCGCCCGCACTCGCTGCGCTGCGGCCGCCGCTCGCACGCGTCCACGCCTTCGCCGCGGCGCATGCGTTGCCGCTCCCCGCGCTGCTGCTCGGCTTTGCGGCTGCGGTCCCTGGCGTGGCGCTCGTGATCGGCGTCGAGTGCGCGGCCCAGCTCGGCGCGCACCTGCGGGCAGACGCGGCGATCGCGCGTGCGGCGCGCCTGCAGCAGGAGCTTGCGGTGCTGGTGCCGCCGCTCCCCGAGACAGTCCTGGATCCCTGGCGCTGGCAGAACGCGGCATCGCCTCACCAGTCGAGGGAGCTGGCGTAG
- a CDS encoding SDR family oxidoreductase, with protein MSPPSVAAPPLAGLGLAGVGIGVTGGGGHLGSALASGLAAAGAVVVVCGRREAPLRAVADAAAARGAAGRVCWEVADVARPDDVERVLDRIEREAGAVGGWVNNAYGGPGGLLFADLTPETARAALASGLADPILATQAAARRMRGGGGAIVNVASMYGHVSPQPAAYRRHPQWHNPPAYGAAKAGLVQFTRYAACHLGPLGIRVNSVSPGPFPRDEIRGDADFRAALEARTPLGRVAAAEELVGPVAFLLSPAASFVTGHDLVVDGGWTAW; from the coding sequence GTGTCGCCGCCGTCCGTCGCTGCACCGCCGCTCGCGGGCCTTGGGCTCGCCGGCGTCGGGATCGGCGTGACGGGCGGCGGGGGGCACCTTGGAAGCGCGCTCGCGAGCGGGCTCGCCGCGGCCGGCGCGGTGGTGGTGGTGTGCGGGCGCCGCGAGGCGCCGCTCCGCGCCGTCGCCGACGCTGCGGCTGCGCGCGGCGCCGCCGGTCGCGTGTGCTGGGAGGTGGCCGACGTCGCGCGGCCCGACGACGTCGAGCGCGTCCTCGACCGCATCGAGCGCGAGGCGGGCGCTGTCGGCGGCTGGGTGAACAACGCCTACGGGGGCCCGGGCGGGCTGCTGTTCGCGGACCTCACGCCGGAGACAGCGCGCGCCGCGCTCGCGAGCGGCCTCGCCGACCCGATCCTCGCCACGCAGGCCGCCGCGCGACGCATGCGTGGAGGGGGCGGGGCGATCGTGAACGTGGCCTCGATGTACGGCCACGTCTCACCGCAACCCGCTGCCTATCGGCGTCATCCACAGTGGCACAACCCCCCGGCCTACGGCGCAGCCAAGGCGGGCCTCGTGCAGTTCACGCGCTACGCGGCCTGCCACCTGGGCCCGCTCGGGATCCGCGTCAACAGCGTCTCGCCGGGTCCCTTCCCCCGCGACGAGATCCGTGGCGACGCCGATTTCCGGGCCGCGCTCGAGGCGCGCACGCCGCTCGGGCGGGTGGCCGCCGCCGAGGAGCTGGTCGGGCCGGTTGCGTTCCTGCTCTCCCCCGCGGCGAGCTTCGTGACCGGCCACGACCTGGTCGTCGACGGCGGCTGGACCGCCTGGTGA
- a CDS encoding NTP transferase domain-containing protein, with protein sequence MRGAIVGIVQARAGSTRLPNKVLAPLAGRPLLALLAARLAPARIDEWWLATTAGPDDDVTARWGEALGWHVQRGAVEDVLSRFAEIARARRPAWIVRITADDPFTDAAIVDHLLAGAAVQPPSVALVEAAGGVLPLGYAPQVARGAAVLAADAGATEAHDRAHVLTWLAARGARHAVPLPPAWPARPTWRWTVDTPADLTMAQGAFAAFGAQAVTIDYPAMVRALDARPALVAGNAHVRQKALAEG encoded by the coding sequence GTGAGGGGCGCCATCGTCGGCATCGTGCAGGCGCGCGCTGGCTCGACCCGGCTCCCGAACAAGGTGCTGGCGCCGCTGGCCGGCCGGCCGCTCCTCGCGCTGCTGGCGGCGCGGCTCGCGCCGGCGCGGATCGACGAGTGGTGGCTCGCCACCACCGCCGGCCCCGACGACGACGTGACCGCACGCTGGGGCGAGGCGCTCGGATGGCATGTGCAGCGCGGCGCTGTGGAGGACGTGCTGTCGCGCTTCGCCGAGATCGCGCGCGCGCGACGCCCTGCCTGGATCGTCCGCATCACCGCTGACGACCCCTTCACCGACGCCGCGATCGTCGACCACCTGCTGGCCGGAGCGGCCGTGCAGCCGCCGTCCGTAGCGCTCGTCGAGGCCGCCGGCGGCGTGCTGCCGCTCGGCTACGCGCCGCAGGTAGCGCGTGGCGCGGCGGTCCTGGCGGCCGACGCAGGCGCCACCGAGGCGCACGACCGGGCGCACGTGCTCACCTGGCTCGCCGCGCGTGGCGCGCGCCACGCCGTGCCGCTGCCGCCGGCCTGGCCGGCGCGTCCGACGTGGCGCTGGACCGTCGACACGCCGGCGGATCTGACCATGGCGCAGGGAGCCTTCGCCGCCTTCGGCGCGCAGGCCGTGACGATCGACTACCCGGCCATGGTGCGTGCGCTCGACGCGCGGCCGGCGCTCGTCGCGGGCAACGCGCACGTGCGCCAGAAGGCGCTGGCGGAGGGGTGA
- a CDS encoding class I SAM-dependent methyltransferase yields the protein MPRPSLLRFVVRYELFRRALDVKGSVIECGVRQGGGLFAWAKLSSTLEPFAIHRRVIGFDTFEGFPALSAHDEPAAGTPLAERRPGGFAPTHDVHGELSALAELHDRGRILGHHPKIELVRGDACETIPRFVAENRHLLVALLFLDFDLYEPTRAALEHLLPRMPKGAVIAFDEVNSAYWPGETEALLERFDLRRLRLRKFPFDPNVAWAVL from the coding sequence GTGCCGCGGCCGAGCCTGCTGCGCTTCGTGGTCCGTTACGAGCTGTTCCGCCGCGCGCTCGACGTCAAGGGCTCGGTGATCGAGTGCGGGGTGCGGCAGGGGGGGGGACTGTTCGCGTGGGCCAAGCTCTCCTCGACCCTCGAGCCCTTCGCGATCCACCGGCGCGTGATCGGCTTCGACACCTTCGAGGGCTTCCCCGCACTCTCGGCCCACGACGAGCCCGCCGCCGGGACGCCGCTCGCCGAGCGCCGCCCCGGCGGTTTCGCGCCCACGCACGACGTCCACGGCGAGCTGTCGGCGCTGGCGGAGCTCCACGACCGCGGCCGCATCCTCGGCCACCATCCCAAGATCGAGCTGGTGCGCGGTGATGCTTGCGAGACGATCCCGCGCTTCGTCGCCGAGAACCGGCACCTGCTGGTGGCGTTGCTGTTCCTCGACTTCGACCTCTACGAGCCGACCCGGGCCGCGCTCGAGCACCTGCTTCCGCGCATGCCGAAGGGCGCCGTGATCGCCTTCGACGAGGTCAACAGCGCGTACTGGCCGGGCGAGACCGAGGCGCTGCTCGAGCGGTTCGACCTGCGCCGGCTACGGCTGCGCAAGTTCCCGTTCGACCCGAACGTCGCGTGGGCGGTGCTGTGA
- a CDS encoding sulfotransferase domain-containing protein, whose translation MTPPDGAPLRVLQCGYSKSGNWLLHGIVAAILGRHGRFRSFVEASGVGAVIDGLCGATRRMPDAHRVDNFKLVDGRWHVQFPDHRCRFLPLDIELALAHSTLVWSHDRPDELAPWSPRFSHRLYVLRDGRDVVNSMLHYLVTPAILALYPDHRFETIEQIYGDLDFFAGKVTAWRDHVRALAGRAGGWRLVRYEALVEDREATVAALAAHLGLPVDASAIARDADFARMREQAPRHLRAGRRGDWRRWFGTRHRAVFKDLAGCELVELGYASSLDW comes from the coding sequence TTGACTCCTCCGGACGGAGCCCCGCTGCGCGTCCTCCAGTGCGGCTACTCGAAGTCCGGCAACTGGCTGCTGCACGGGATCGTGGCGGCGATCCTCGGCCGGCACGGACGCTTCCGCTCCTTCGTCGAGGCGAGCGGCGTGGGAGCGGTGATCGATGGACTCTGCGGCGCCACGCGGCGCATGCCCGACGCCCACCGCGTGGACAACTTCAAGCTCGTCGACGGGCGCTGGCACGTGCAGTTCCCGGACCATCGCTGCCGCTTCCTGCCGCTCGACATCGAGCTGGCACTGGCACACTCGACGCTGGTCTGGAGCCACGATCGACCGGACGAGCTGGCGCCCTGGAGCCCACGCTTCTCGCACCGTCTCTACGTGCTGCGCGACGGCCGCGACGTCGTGAACTCGATGCTCCACTACCTGGTGACGCCCGCGATCCTGGCGCTCTACCCGGACCACCGCTTCGAGACGATCGAGCAGATCTACGGGGACCTCGACTTCTTCGCCGGCAAGGTGACGGCCTGGCGCGACCACGTGCGCGCTCTGGCCGGCCGCGCCGGTGGCTGGCGGCTGGTGCGCTACGAGGCGCTGGTCGAGGACCGAGAGGCGACGGTCGCCGCCCTCGCCGCACACCTCGGTCTGCCGGTCGACGCGTCCGCGATCGCACGCGACGCGGACTTCGCACGCATGCGCGAACAGGCGCCACGCCACCTGCGCGCGGGCCGGCGCGGCGACTGGCGACGCTGGTTCGGCACCCGGCACCGCGCGGTCTTCAAGGACCTGGCCGGGTGCGAGCTCGTCGAGCTCGGCTACGCCAGCTCCCTCGACTGGTGA